DNA sequence from the Salvia splendens isolate huo1 chromosome 19, SspV2, whole genome shotgun sequence genome:
TAAAATTATGCTGATTCTTTATTTCGCTTTTGTTCTCTTTTCAATTTTAACATTACAAAAAGTTTGTTTTGTACAATTctgtatatttatatattatattatgagAAATTGAGAATAACATGTGAATTAAAGCTACGCAttaggtttttattttaaatttatataaagaTTATGCGTTATTTGTTTGGTATTCGGTTGAAGTTTTTCTCTTTGGTTTGAGTTTAAACTACGAGGgtttgaatattttaaaaatgattcaaGTATTGTTTACCATATTTCACTGCCATCTGTGGGTGACATTTCAATTTACTTTAATTTGAATGCTAATATCATAGTAGTTGCCATGAATTCACATTACAATAGTTATAACATTGTACTATCTATATATAGCTGAAAATTGAGTATTAGTACCATTTTATGTTGGATTTAATGTTTTGGTAGGAATATCAAACAAACGTAagagaataaacataaattttgcAAACATAATATTCCTAAATTTCAAATCGAActgatttatttgatttaattcagttgtattattaatatttcattagtgaatataattatttgattCAAAACATTTGTAATTtacatataatttttaatttaaaaataagcaTTCAAATATATATTGTAAAAGCtgattttttcttcttctaaatttgaacatatatatttaacttaaaaaattaaaggataaatataatacattaatttgttttaaaataatattttacaaTTGCAATATATTCAAAAAATGTACATAAGATTTATATATTATAACTAAATTGTTAATTTACTTTTAGTGCACCATTGAATAACTctaattttttagttttagttgAAATAGTCATACAACTTACTTAGTTGAGGATTAGGATTTCGAATTGAAACATAATTAAAACAAAACCATAAAATCTATATGGTTGAGTTTAGAATATTAATTGACAAGCGCAACAGATAATGCacacttttttttcattattttcttatttagattttaaaattggTGCTACTTGTAAGCCCATTAGTTTACTTTGTCTAAAATAATCATGGTTGTActcaataaaatattcatttatccATTAAAAAGTATATTTTCATTGCTGAATTAGTACTAATTGATTTTGATAGGTACCAGTTTAAAAACCCTAGATTAAAACTATAAAgattctttattttcttatgttttaCTTATCATTAATTTTAATCACACAAAAGTTCGTTTTGTACAATTCTGTATATTTATTGTAggtttgtattttaatttatattacattatgaGAAATTAAGAATAAAATGTGCAAAAAGCTATGCATATTTTggtttgtattttaaatttatacaataagattatgtgatttattaaaaaaagattgTTTGGTATTGGGGTTGAAGTTTTTCTCTTAGGATTGAGTTTTTACTACCGggtttgaatatttttaaaatgattcTAGTATTGTTTACCCTCTTTTACTGCTATATATGGTTGACATTTCAATGtatttcaattttgaattttattatcaTAGTTGTTATTGATTCACATTACAATAGTAACATAATTTAATGTTTTCAATTTTCGTTGAAGCTTCTTACCAAGATATAATAATTATGATCAAAGTAAGATCTATAAAAGTTGACTCAATTCTAACAAAATCACACCCACATATATTGATGGAATTCAGAAAATTTGATCTTACCCTTGTTTCAGCTGACAATCTTCCATATGTCCTGTGTTTCGGGAACATGAAAGTCTACGCGAAGGTTTCCTTCAACGGAGATCCCAAAACAAGCATGCTAACCAACGTGGACACGGCCGGAGGGTCAAACCCTAGATGGAACTCCACTTTCAATTACACGATCAACAAGGCCTCTCTCCGGAACCCGGGGCTGGAGGTGGTGGTGAAGCTCTACTGTCAGGGAAATCTGAGGGAAGTGTACATTGGTGAAGTCAAGATACCGGTCAAGGGTCTCTTTGACTCCGGGCGTAAGGCTAAAAAAGAACTGAGATTTAATGTGGCTGGGGCCGGGGATGGGAGGCTCAACATTTTGTATAGTTTTGGGAAGACGTTTACGGATCAAGAGCCCTCGGCTTGGAAGAAGGCGCTCAAGGCCGGGCTAAAGGTCGTGTATGTAGTGTTGGTACATGGGACGTGGTTAGTCTTGACCGGAGGCCCCTAAAATTTGTGAGGACGAggatcaggacgaggaggatggcgctaataaattaatattgatATATCATGTCAAACATAGCTTGTTTTCTAATTTCTTTGCTATTGGAATGTTTCTTCATGTTTATATTAGGGTCTTCTTCTCGTTATTGTTTTCTCCACTTTATTAACGTTTTTTTTTGTATGAGTTGATTTTTACATGGAATTATTGCAATGCAAAATAAGGGGCGGAGCCAGAAATTCAGTCCAGAAGGGgcaaaattatatactccatataacaaaattttgaagaatttgAAGTGAGACATTTATCAAGGAAGtggaaaaaattgaagaacaaaatggtataaataaaatatgttgaGAAGGGGCATTTGCACCTTATGGTTGAGATTAATTTCGGTGAATGGTTTTACACCTAATGATTTCACTTTGATGAAATGTTCATAGGTGCTATATGAAAGTATTTATGTAAAAATAAGGGTTTATTTTCTATCATAAGctttaatattattttctatTAACATGAATTTAATCATAATTTACTCCATAGCTTGTTATTTCTCTCTCGTAATCTCATATCACCTTGTTGCGAATACTAACATCAAAAGCATTGTTTCAACTTTCAATCATGTTCTTTCTTTTATCTACTGAAAATTGCTAAACATTTCATTGCCAATGCAAATGTTGATAATATGCATTTTTAGTGACACTTTAATATGTCATGATAGACGCTCAATCAATACACCAGTCTTTCAATGTAGTTGGTATAAATAAATAGTGCTACTTTTTTTGTTTACGCATCTTTATAataagaagactacaatcactAAAATAACACCTAAAATCactgtaacaccccgactttttctacctttttattttgATCTTGAAATgaccgtcgtttgtgcacttgaaaatttttcgaccttgtttcttttgtcgagaaAAGAAAGTAACTCTTTGTATTAATTTAGCTTATGAGGTAAGCTTCGTATTTAGCTTATGAGGTAAGCTTCGTATTTAGCTTAGGAGGTAAGCTTCGGTTTagcttatgaagtaagcttcgggttagcttatgaagtaagcttcggTAAACCTATATATATAAAGGAGTCGAAAGAGGTTAAAGGAAGGAGGGGAAGAAGGAGAGTCGGGCGCCTTCACATGTGCATTTCGAGAATGGAAGGGACAAAAgttaaggctttaaacgaacgaggtgagctttcttatacaaaaaaaaatacaaatcgtattttatgagaacacgaacacatgttcgtgatgtttaaagatgttgtcttgccataaatgctTTGTTTTATGTagtgatgcctatctgtttggttaTACCGAATGTGCTATGCcaaaatgaatgaatgaaacgaattcggactccaataggaccgcaaatcctattcgagTTAGTGTACACAAAGGAATGGACCGTGTGTCATCGTAAGGGTTGGCCGGTCAATGTgatcgtggaaggtggccaccttcccgacaCACTATGAATTATCAGATATGGCGGATTACAAGAATGAACTTAGTCTGATCAGACGGACTTTATGAAAATGAACTTAGTAAACTCGGGCCTTTAAGAaaaaccccgagtgttactgtgatgatggcttgacaatattttaaaatgtataattgtatttttcggcaatgtgttcactgagtacttttgtactcagccctgcatatatttctaaatgtgcaggttgagcggtgacgagcacggtgggtgttgagcatgaaagtaaAGAAGATAGTAAAGaaaactttctgaatatattatgtcttcatacataataatattctactctcgaatgtttccgctgaatattgtttctttcAACAAATATTGTTTgaataatatttgttttgagttgctgattgttgagatactctgattttattcgagtgTGCACTCTGTGTATCGTACACTCAGA
Encoded proteins:
- the LOC121780124 gene encoding protein SRC2 homolog, with amino-acid sequence MEFRKFDLTLVSADNLPYVLCFGNMKVYAKVSFNGDPKTSMLTNVDTAGGSNPRWNSTFNYTINKASLRNPGLEVVVKLYCQGNLREVYIGEVKIPVKGLFDSGRKAKKELRFNVAGAGDGRLNILYSFGKTFTDQEPSAWKKALKAGLKVVYVVLVHGTWLVLTGGP